A portion of the Microcoleus sp. bin38.metabat.b11b12b14.051 genome contains these proteins:
- a CDS encoding DevA family ABC transporter ATP-binding protein: MQTLNYSANFDETITNLPVISVKNLNHYFGKGSLKKQALFDINLDINSGEIVIMTGPSGSGKTTLLTMLGGLRSAQEGSLKILGEEIRGASKNQLTKLRKQIGYIFQAHNLMTFLTAKQNVRMSLELHKEMLNQNMDALSISMLEAVGLTDRVNYYPENLSGGQKQRVAIARALVSRPKIVLADEPTAALDKQSGRDVVEIMQKLAKEQGCTILLVTHDNRILDIADRIIYMEDGRLVTNLADRP, encoded by the coding sequence ATGCAAACCCTAAATTATTCCGCCAATTTCGACGAAACTATCACAAATCTACCTGTAATCTCAGTCAAAAATCTCAACCATTATTTCGGTAAAGGTAGCCTGAAAAAACAAGCTTTATTTGACATTAATCTGGATATCAATTCTGGGGAAATAGTAATTATGACGGGGCCTTCGGGTTCTGGAAAAACAACTTTATTGACGATGTTAGGAGGCTTGCGTTCGGCTCAAGAAGGGAGTCTCAAAATTTTGGGGGAAGAAATACGTGGCGCTAGTAAGAATCAGTTAACTAAGTTGAGAAAGCAAATTGGTTATATTTTTCAAGCGCATAACTTGATGACGTTTTTGACGGCTAAGCAAAATGTGCGGATGTCTTTGGAGCTACACAAGGAAATGTTAAATCAGAATATGGATGCTTTGTCAATATCTATGTTGGAAGCTGTGGGTTTGACCGATCGCGTTAATTATTACCCAGAAAATCTATCGGGAGGACAAAAACAAAGGGTGGCGATCGCCCGGGCGTTAGTCAGCCGCCCTAAAATAGTGTTAGCCGATGAACCTACGGCGGCTTTAGACAAACAATCCGGGCGAGATGTGGTGGAAATCATGCAGAAACTAGCAAAGGAACAAGGCTGTACGATTTTGCTAGTGACGCACGATAACCGGATTCTCGATATTGCCGATCGCATTATCTACATGGAAGACGGGCGTTTAGTCACAAATTTAGCCGATCGACCTTAA